A DNA window from Daucus carota subsp. sativus chromosome 3, DH1 v3.0, whole genome shotgun sequence contains the following coding sequences:
- the LOC108211147 gene encoding late embryogenesis abundant protein 31 encodes MLPKNTKMSQQQPERPQQEQPTPVRYGDVFDVSSELSSQPIAPKDACTMQAEENRVLGKTLKGGAAAVMQSAAAVNLQRGVVGRDEAKDHGVMVSQDEVAGKRIITEAVGGEVVGQYVQPGKIHMKSPAGALADDAITIGEALENATLTAGDKPVDQSDAAAIQKAEVRASGFAHAGGVTAAAQSAANLNARTMGVDDKIKLGEVLADSSNRLEIDKPVTREDAEEVIEAEVRNNPEMVTYPGGVASSMAVAASLNQDRAISACILFLKHQNSNKYSTTMSNQIQERRFGESSDDVSTESSVNMKAPGFEPITIGDALEITALTAGNKPIEQSDAAAIRAAEIRASGFTQIAGVAAAAQLAADMNSRTEDDEDKTKLGDILMDASNMLEDDKAATMEDAEGVSGAEVQNNPDRVTYPGGVSASISSAAKLNQDPTATPIVNE; translated from the exons atgttaccaaaaaacacaaaaatgagCCAGCAACAACCCGAGAGACCACAACAAGAACAGCCTACTCCTGTTAGATACGGCGACGTTTTTGATGTTTCGAGTGAGTTGAGTTCCCAGCCCATAGCACCCAAAGATGCCTGTACCATGCAGGCGGAAGAGAATAGGGTGCTTGGTAAGACGCTCAAGGGCGGTGCAGCGGCCGTCATGCAGTCGGCCGCTGCTGTCAACCTACAGCGCGGTGTCGTTGGCCGCGACGAGGCCAAAGATCACGGTGTCATGGTTTCTCAAGATGAAGTCGCGGGGAAACGAATTATCACTGAGGCAGTTGGAGGAGAG GTGGTAGGACAATACGTTCAACCAGGGAAAATACACATGAAATCCCCTGCGGGAGCACTAGCCGATGATGCTATTACTATCGGGGAGGCTTTAGAGAACGCGACTCTTACTGCAGGAGACAAACCTGTCGATCAGAGTGATGCGGCCGCGATCCAGAAGGCTGAAGTGAGAGCCAGCGGCTTCGCTCATGCTGGCGGTGTCACGGCCGCAGCTCAATCCGCTGCCAATCTTAATGCTCGTACTATGGGCGTTGACGACAAAATCAAACTCGGTGAAGTTCTCGCT GATTCATCGAATAGGTTGGAAATCGACAAGCCGGTGACGAGGGAAGACGCGGAGGAAGTGATCGAGGCGGAGGTGAGGAACAATCCTGAGATGGTTACTTATCCTGGTGGTGTTGCATCTTCCATGGCTGTTGCAGCTAGTCTTAACCAGGACCGTGCT ATAAGTGCATGCATCTTGTTCCTCAAGCACCAAAATAGCAACAAATACTCAACCACCATGAGTAACCAGATCCAGGAAAGGAGGTTCGGTGAGTCAAGTGATGATGTTTCCACAGAGTCATCAGTTAACATGAAGGCTCCTGGGTTTGAGCCGATTACTATTGGTGATGCTCTGGAGATCACTGCCTTGACAGCCGGGAATAAACCGATCGAGCAGAGTGATGCTGCCGCGATTCGGGCTGCGGAGATTCGGGCTAGCGGATTCACTCAGATTGCAGGCGTTGCTGCGGCGGCTCAGCTGGCTGCGGATATGAATAGCCGCACCGAGGATGACGAGGATAAGACCAAACTCGGTGACATTCTTATG GACGCATCGAACATGCTGGAGGATGACAAGGCGGCGACAATGGAAGATGCAGAAGGGGTTAGCGGAGCAGAGGTGCAAAACAATCCGGATAGGGTGACTTATCCCGGCGGCGTTTCGGCTTCGATCAGTTCAGCTGCTAAGCTCAACCAGGATCCTACCGCAACTCCTATAGTGAATGAGTAA
- the LOC108211148 gene encoding uncharacterized protein LOC108211148: MKIHPLPKKRNISLRYSIPSNLSTKKLRRLPHIFEKVLELPFHSDAEVSVHETSDCLRFIVVTDDDFGQDVRAQTVEIFPGVTKIVVRGSNYVNLCEIGFDEVGFDVWRFRLPAGTKPEMATAVYSGGELVVIVPKGEEELDGMEGDDREEMWGDGDGRLVLVQ; encoded by the coding sequence ATGAAAATCCACCCATTACCCAAGAAACGCAACATTTCATTGCGTTACAGCATCCCATCGAATTTGTCAACCAAGAAGCTCCGTAGACTCCCCCACATCTTCGAGAAAGTGCTGGAACTCCCGTTCCACTCGGACGCCGAGGTTTCGGTCCACGAAACCTCGGATTGTCTGCGGTTTATTGTCGTGACTGATGATGATTTCGGGCAGGATGTGAGGGCGCAGACGGTGGAGATTTTTCCGGGGGTTACGAAGATTGTTGTGAGAGGGAGTAATTATGTTAATTTGTGTGAAATTGGGTTTGATGAGGTGGGGTTTGATGTGTGGAGGTTTCGGTTGCCCGCGGGCACGAAGCCGGAGATGGCTACTGCGGTTTATAGTGGTGGGGAGTTGGTTGTGATTGTGCCGAAAGGCGAGGAGGAATTGGATGGGATGGAGGGCGATGATCGGGAAGAGATGTGGGGGGATGGGGATGGGAGGCTTGTGCTTGTACAGTAA